The window GTCGAGCTTGGTCAGATCGCCCTTCTGGTCCGCGATCAGCGTGTCGAGGTCACCGGCGAGGGTGGCCACGCCGGCGGCCGCGTCCTTGGCCTTCTTCAGGTCGGCGCAGGCGGCGTCGGGCACCACGGGGTCGTCGCAGCGCCTGGCGTAGGTGCCGTTCAGCGTGTCCGAGGACGTACGGGCCTCCTTGGCGGCGGCCGGGGCCCGCTCCGCCAGGGCGTCCAGGTGCTTGCGGACCGCGCCGGAGGCGTCGGCCACGAACTGGGCCGTGTCGCCGATGGACTTCTCGTTGCCCTTCAGGAAGGGGGCCACCTTGCCGGCGTTCGTGTTGACCTTGTCGGCGAGACGCTGGGTGCCTTCCGCGACCTCCTTCGTGCCGTACGCGATGTCGCCCCCGCCCTTGTCGAGCTTCTTCAGGCCCGCGGACAGCTTCCCGCTGCCGTCCTTGGCGTCCTTGAGGCCGTCGGCGAGGTCCTTGGAGCCCTTCTCGGCCCTCCCGATGCCGCCCTTGAGCTTGTCGGCGCCCTTCGCGGCCTTCACGGTCTCGCCGTGGATGTCGGAGAACGAGACGAAGATCTTGTCCAGGAAGGACCGCGACGTCTTGGTGGACGCGGCCTGGCGCACCTCGCCGAACACCGACCGGGAGATCTGCCCGACGATGTAGTTGTTCGCGTCGTTGGTGCGCACCTGGAGGGCGCCGGTCTCCGGGGCCTTGCCGGAGCTGGAGGCGACCTGCTCGCTGAAGTCGCCCGGCATGGTGAGCGACAGGTAGTAGGTGCCGTCCTCGACGCCCCTGCGGGCCTCGGCGGCGCTCACCTCGCGCCAGTCGAAGGTCTTGCTGTCGCGCAGCTTCTTCGTGATGTCGTCGCCCGCCGTGACCTTCTTCCCGTCGGCGGTCGCCCCCTTGTCGTCGTTCACGAGCGCCACGGGGATGCGGTCCAGCCGGCCGTACGGGTCCCAGAACGACCACAGGTACAGCGCGCCGTACAGCAACGGCAGCACCAGCAGCGCGACCAGCGCCGCGCGCGGCAGCTTCCCCCGGCCGAAGCGGCGGAGCTCAAGCGCGGCCAGTCTCGGCGAGCGCATCGGCCTTCTCCTTGTCCTCGCTCTGATGGGTGTCCTGCGGGGTGTCCTGAGAGGTGTCCTGCGGGGTTTCCTCAGGGGCGCTCTGCCGGGTGGACACCTTGACGGCGCCCTCGGGGGCCTCGCTGCACACCGCGACGACCGTCGTCCCGGCCTCGGCGAGGGATGTGAGCAGGGCCCAGACCTCGTCCCGCTCGCCGTCCGAGAGCTTGA of the Streptomyces koelreuteriae genome contains:
- a CDS encoding YhgE/Pip family protein, with product MRSPRLAALELRRFGRGKLPRAALVALLVLPLLYGALYLWSFWDPYGRLDRIPVALVNDDKGATADGKKVTAGDDITKKLRDSKTFDWREVSAAEARRGVEDGTYYLSLTMPGDFSEQVASSSGKAPETGALQVRTNDANNYIVGQISRSVFGEVRQAASTKTSRSFLDKIFVSFSDIHGETVKAAKGADKLKGGIGRAEKGSKDLADGLKDAKDGSGKLSAGLKKLDKGGGDIAYGTKEVAEGTQRLADKVNTNAGKVAPFLKGNEKSIGDTAQFVADASGAVRKHLDALAERAPAAAKEARTSSDTLNGTYARRCDDPVVPDAACADLKKAKDAAAGVATLAGDLDTLIADQKGDLTKLDKHLATLQKQSQALADRAPHLSEDLADAVKKINKLNDGAGEVAKGAKKLHQGIRSAKTGATDLDKGVGDLETGAVDLNGGIYKLVGGSGKLAGGLHDGAEQIPDYDKQDRDRRTEVMADPVRLASQDLHKAPNYGTGFAPYFIPLSLWVGAMVAYMLIAPMNRRALAAGASAWRIALSGWLPVVAIGVLQTVALMSVLHWAVGLEMARAAGTVGFLFLVTACFAAIVQWLNARFGAAGRILVLAVLMLQLTSAGGTYPVQTSPGFFNALHPFLPMSYVVEALRRLITGGGMEPVWHACVVLTAFTAGALALTAVAARRRQVWTLDRLHPELTL